TGCACGTATCCTCTTCATGGGTGCAAGGGGATAATTAACAATGTCTTTGTATTGCGATGTTCCACAGTGGCACACTTATTTTTGATAGGCCTTCTTGAGGGGCAGGAGATGATCCCTCCTGCCTGGTTCACAGTTTTATAGTtacaaagcaaaaacttaaatgTTACCGCATAGCATGTGATAAAGAAATGATCTGTGACGTTAAGGCATGttgcaacttacaagcatttcataaggtctaaacactaaacacattgttataagttCAATACCCtcttaaccatactaacacaGAGACAGGTTCCCAGCAATTACTTTGTCAGTGTTtggctgaggcctaaagccttggcacAGGCTGGCATCAGGCCTGCCAGCATCTCAATGATGCCACAGAAGCTGTGGTTCCCCTTTCCAAGCAGAAGGGAGAGAACCAGTGTGAAGTTCTAGGGGGCAAATTCAACTCTGAGAGGCCCAGCCAGGCCCAAAGTATTGTTAAGAAGAGATGACCCTGGCAGACTTTTTACTCCCTTGGAGTTGTGCTCCAGGCCCTGAGTCCTGCTTTATCGCATGCTTCCTTAACTAGGGAAGATCTTTCTTTCTTCAGGATTGGCAGAAGCAGCATGTTAGGTGTCTTTTACATAGATTAACAGACTGGCATCTCTTCATTTCTTCTCCTGACAGAATTTTCTAGTACCCAGGACCATATACTGCTTTGTGACAACTAATTTATAATActtactaaggcttggtctacacttaccccccaattcgaactaaggtacgcaacttcagctacgtgaataacgtagctgaagttcgaagtaccttagttcgaacttacctcggtccacacgcggcaggcaggctcccccgtcgacgccgcggttcccccgtcgacgccgcggtactcctctcgtctagctggagtaccgcagtcgacggcgatcccttcctggttcgacttatcgcgtccagacaagacgcgataagtcgaacccagaactttgattcccagccgccgaactagcggctgggtgtagacataccctaagtctactgcagctgctgcttttgtGTTGGTGCCGTCTATAGAATGTACACATTAACTCTCTGAGTTTTTCCTCATACAGGCCAGTCTGTGTCCTGGGTCCCATTATTGTTACACACACCATACaagatagaaaacaaaacaaataaatacaccACCTAGTTTCAGTGTTTTGACCACTTTGCTTGTCAAAGAAATAAGGATTAACAAGTGGGAATAAAGCAAACATACATGTTGCATCTCTCTATTACATGGGCATTGGTTGGGAATTTCAACTGAATAAACATTTCTATGAACAAAAATACAGTACCAAGAACAGGAGACAGTGAAATATTTAGAAACTTCATCTAAATATGTTAGGTCAATTTTTTTACGATGAGTCTAACAAATTCTGTGTCTATTCAATAAGAGTTGAATATGTGTATTGGAGCCTTATTACCATTTATGATTAACAGCAATACCCCCAAGGTGGATTTATTTTAGGGTGAAAGTCTATAAAGCATATCTATTTAGAGTTAACTTCTAAATTATGGGCCTGcccacagtgaagtcaatgaaaatctTGCTATATACTTTAAAGTGACAAGACCCCAAATAAATACCATACCATTGTACATCTCACATGCTATAGTTGATTATATCTTAACCCCAAACAGATACTTGCTGAATTACATTTATAACTGTTACATgcgtatcaaaagctttagcacatttattaaacaaaagttaaaaagtttttaattGACTCTGAAggattcactaggagggtggtgaagcactggaatgtgttacctagggaggtggtggaatctccttccttggaggtttttaaggcccggcttgacaaagccctggctgggatgatttagttgggaattgatcctgctttgagcagggggttggactagatgacctcctgaggtcccttccaaccctgatattttatgattctatgatacatttGTGACAATTAATTAGaaacaaaaggccaaattctcttctcatttataCTATGCACTTTTACTGGAGCCAATGGAGTTATGTTGGCATAAATAAGAGGAGGACCTGGAACACATTACATGCAGTAGGAAAGTACCACCACCAAACATTTACacaaattatatttaaaacactCACTATTAAATAATGCCAAAATAGTCTAATCAGTTCAAATAGTGTTGATTTATATCTCAGGAAACAACATTTTTATGTACAGCTGCAATACGATATTGGAATTTCCAAACTGGTGTTCACTTGAATGTGTTTATAATACATATGTACAGGAAATGGGATACTATCTACAAACTTAGCACTTCAAAGAACTCTTCTTGTTGGGCATGCTTCAATAGGGAAGCGATTAACTTATTTCTAAGGCAGTGTCTTATTTTTCCCTTTAATGTAAAGGCTGTTGTATTTATCACAGTACAgaccattttttcatgtttttcacGACAGTGTTACAAAAAGTCACTTGCATGTCATATAAGGTCATGCAATGAAGAAGATTAGTCACTTGCTTAAACATTTGGTTCTGGTACATTTACAGGACTGTAAGATCCATTTATCTTTGCTTTCCTTGACTTGTAAACCAATATTGCAAGTGCAGGGATTGCCACTGTTGTTAAACAAGAGAGCACAACAATCACAGGAATCACATAATCTGTTTCTTTCACCATTTCTGCAAAACGAGGGAAAAAAAAGAGACAGAAGAAGTTGATTAAAAACTGTTACAAGTAGATGTATGCACATCACTGTAAGGCAATGTTACTGTTAtgtcatcttcctctcctccagctttGAGCATATTGTCTGACCCCTTTGAATTCTTTCACTGGATTCCTCTCTCTTACTGCATCACATTCAAGGTCTTGTCCACATGTACAAGGCCCTCTGTAATCTTGGTACATCTACATCTCTGATCCTATTTCCCCACCCTACCCTCTTTCCAATCAGTTTATCTTTCTGTTGCCATCATCTCCTGACTCCTCCCACACTGGGTTCGCACTTTTTATAATGCAGTTCCCTATGCCCAGTGGTGTCTATCGGACAAAGATTTGCATAGGGGAACTCTAGCTTTCCTGAGCTCCACTTATGATCACTAATTCAGGGTATCTTAGAAAGTGCCCCTCAGTACTATGCTCCATGATATTCTCCCCTGGCGCTCCAAAATGAATGTGAACATGTGCATGATATAGTCTGGGGGCACTGAAGCAGCTGTTCCACAtggatcctgctctgaaagaGCTATCCTCCCATGTTAACAGCTATGAACGGGTGAATTGACTTTATTATGGTTTTAGTTTCTCATTTTTCTGAGTGGAGCAGTGCCCCAGCTATTGCAATGGGACAGACCCTACTGCCTTCAACTGGAACACGCTCCTGGTTCTCATCTGCATCgcactctccctcctccttcaaatcccttcttaaaacccacttcttcaagcAATCTGTCTAGCATTCTCTTCTTCAGTAAACACCCTCCCTAATCAACTTAATCATTGTTCAGTGTCTTGGGTTTGTTAGTCTTACGTAAGTTCAGGCCTGTTTGGCATAGTACACAATAAAGCGTGTTGTAAGCTGGCTGCTCCAGGGAGGATCAGGAGGCATTCTCCCTCAAGCAGACAGagtgcctccagcagctccccagcgcACATCAAGGCGCCCTCTATCTCCTTTTGTGGGGTTCAGGCTTCTTCTCCTTATGTGCCAATCTTGCTCTGCAGACTGGTGCATAGAGGAAGTGGGGCTATGCCTgccttctccccacctcccttGAGCCACTGTGCCACTTTGGGGTAGCATTGCTAAGAGTATCAGTGCTGTATAGGAAGCTATTACATTATTGATATTCACTAGTGAACTGTTCTGTTATGTTTTTCACCACTAACCATGGTATATCTATGTGTGGGTGAACAGTACACTAGCTGTGCTAACAGCAACCTTTCAATCACTGGAAGATAACAATACAAGTAAGTTCAAAGCAACATATATGCCTACCTACAACAGCTATCTCAATCACATCAGTGTTATTTCTAGTCTCATTGTTATTTCCAGTCTCATGGTGTATGCCTGTGTCATTTTTGCTGACTGTAGAGGTGTCATTCTGTGATGAGAGGATGGTTGTGTTGCTTGGATGGATCTTTTGCGGGACTGTCTGTGGAGGTGAATTACTATAGGTTGTACTCATAATAGTGATATTTTCCCCTTCATCAACATTGTCTGGTGGAGATATTAACTCTGTAGTATTCTGGGGAGGaactaaaaggaaagaaaatgttgGGTAAGATTTAAATGCAAATGTAGAGACTGACAATCACAGCAGGCTCTCAGGGCATTAATTCAGTTGAATGATTCACTAcaatcttttctttaaaatctaCTTGATCACTAGCTAAAGGTACTCTCTAGTCTTCACACAGTGCTGCTGGCAGGAAGGATATTTTATTAATTGATGGACATAGCACCCTTCACTTTATACcgaactttttttctttaatttaaaatgattatGTATATTCATGAAAGGAGAAAAATAGACAAGCATGGCTTCTGAAGTCCTCATTCTACAGAACAGGCACAGCAAAGGCAAAGACAAAGAATCAGAAGCTAAAAGAGAGCATGTTTGCCCAGCCTTCAGACATGTGACCTTTCTCTGAGAAAGTCATTAGGATTCCACGGTTTCAAACCCTGTTTTGCAGGACCCCAATGTAAGGGACTGTTAAAAGATTTTGGAGAACAATTGTTTTCTGATGTCTGGATCCTTCTGGAGAACAGACTTCACTGTTGATCTGTTCCTACTAATTATATATGACAAGACCCTGGGTAACTCACTACATGACACACACAACATTAAAATCCTAGGGAATGACAAAAAATGACCCCAAAACCTAGAGTCTGAAGAAATTGGCTGATATTTTAGACCACGTTTTATGCCTCTAGCAAAAAAACGAACAAACCCCACTTCATTAACATAGAGAACATTATTTTAACTGACCTTTGACATCaagcattatatttttaaattgctgtCCGAGCTCGTTGCTGGATTCACATTAATACATTCCTGCATCCTCTAGCCGAGCCCCATATATGGTATATCTGTCACTTTCAcatactatgggtatgtctacacagcccatggcAGTGAGCCTTTCAGCTGGGCTGACAGCCTCGGGCTCGTGGGGGTTGTGCTACCTCTTAAAAATTGCTGTGTGGAtattgtggcttgggctggagctcgggctctgaagccaaCTCTCTCCCTAGGGGTCAGAGCTCAAGCTCCAGGCCAAGCCACaatttaaacatgctgcctacacagctatttttagtgcagtagctcaagccctgtgagcccgagtctgtCGCCTCGGCATGGAGGCTTTCTGCAGGCTGCCAGTGGCTGTGTAGATGCACCCGATGGGGATCTAGTGATTCAGAGAGCTTTGCCTGAGGTAAATTTTACCCTTAATGACTAAGGGCCATTCTTGACCTCACAGAAGCCAAAGGCAAAATTCTCACAGATTTCAGTCTGAGCAAGATTAGCCCTAAAATTTCGAAGCAAGGCTTACAATGTATCATGTTGTACACACCTTGAACAATTAAGTCCacagtttttttctctcttccaaaCTGGTTAACTCCTTCACACTCATAAAGCCCCAAGCCTTCAGCCTTTATGTTATTTATAGTTAAAGTTGCATTTTCAGAAAGAAACTGCGACTCTCCACTGATTGAACGCTTTGTCCAGGAGATCTTTGGAGCTGGATTACCATAGCTGGTACATGTCATTGTCACAGCTCCCCCTTCTTTCACTGTGGTGGAGGGGGTGACAGAGACTGTTGTATTTCTTGGTCCATCTAAAACGAAGGATCCATTGTTAGTTATTAATAACAGGAGCAAAGAGAGGGTTCTTTATTAGGTGCTAGATTGtcagccctggacactgaaatcCTCTATTTATCCTCAAATCAAATACAGCACAGATAGCTTTTGAGCTTCAGTGCAAGCCCTCCTTAGCCAATGTGCCTCAGTCCTGACCAAGAGGGTCTGTTTATATGGATGGGAGGGCAGTACAGTCTCAATCCCCACTCAGTTCTTGAGCTGAGACTGCCATCACTCTGAAGCTAAATGGGGACTAGCCCTTATACACTGCACATTGGGACAACTCCCCTCTCCTTTTGTACAGCCCCTATAAGGGCCACACATTCACAGCCCCTGTGCTCGGGGACTGCAGAGGATGTGACTTACGATAGATTACGATATATTTGATTTGTGCCTGCAAAGAGGTGGCAGACTCCCTATACTGTCACATTTCTGCCTGCAGTCAATTGCAAGTACCAAActgggccctgatcctacaatgagTTCCTTGGGTGCGCAAGGATCTGTCCAGAGGATGCtcattacaggattggggccttagaggCTAGGATGACACCCCTTTGGAATTTTGACCATGAATTCTACTGTATATTTGTTTTTGTGACGTTGCTGTCCAAATGTAGTTAAACTGTATTCATTATAGGGATAACATTATTGTATACACCTCCCGTCAGACATGTGAATCACATTATGAAATTTCCTAATAGTGCTGTATAGGGTTGAAAAAGAATTAATAAATAATGGTGAAGCAAGGGACTCTGACTTGTCATTGTCTGATTGCTTTGATTGATGCAATGCACCTAGGTGTCTTGGCAACAATCTTATATTTTAAGTAAACAATTAAATATTATAGGGAATGATCCTGCAGTTCTTTTTCAGAGACTGAATCTGAAGTTGAGTTTTGCCAAAGGCAGGACCTACAGGACTGGGCCTGTCATAAGGAGAATTTAATTAAAAGGCACAGGGACAGGTGAAAAGATTGATTTTCAGGTGAGATTTCAAAGAGGTAGTTAATGAAGCAGACAATAGATGACATTTATAATTCATCATATTTTAAGCTTTACTGGAGGAAATGGTCTCTAAAAGAAATTCATAGATTGCAAAGATAACATTTGACACAAATGGTTATTCTTCACATGAAGGGATTACAAGACTGTGCCCAGAGATGATACGACCGAAGGGCCATGTCCTATCCTTGATCTTTGTGCAGTACAGTCACTGACATCAGTGCGAGATCCAGTGTGGATCAGGAGTACCTTTTTATATCCCTAACTTTGTAGCCCTGGTCCATGAATCCTAATGTAAAATTTAACCCCTAATATAAATATACTTACAGTTTACACTCAATCTCTGTGAAGTCTGTCTTTTCTTGGGTTCAAATTCCATTTCATCAATCGGTAATTCAGCCAGACAAATAATCACTTTCCCAATGTCTTCAAAGGTGGGGATAAAAGTCAATGTCAGACTTTTTGTCTCAATGGTTTTGGTGCTTCCTTCCTCATAAAACTCTTTCATGCTAGAAACAGATCCATCTTTCTCCAGCTGCATCGTCAAACGCTCAGAAGGATACACTTTGGGAACCATACAGGTGATATTGGCTTTTTCCCCAACATTCAGGGGTGTGCTGATCTCAATGACTGGATCACTGGGAAAAGCTAAAAGAACAATACCAGTTACTTTTTACTAGAGAAAGGCCAAAGAGACAACCATTGAAACTAGAGCCAGAATTGAAAGTCCCTCAAGTTCACATGTGTTCATGACTTGGCTTTTGATTAAGTCCACTACAGTCATGAAATATGGGTCCATATTTTGGGGTTTTGACCCTCCAGattcttttcacacacacactcaaagtTTGGGGTTTTTGGATCTGGGGTATAGGTTGGATCCATCTTTCTTTTTAATACATGTCCATGTTAAAAACAGTGTGGCATTTTATGAAAGATAGAAAAATACTGATCTTTTTTAACTGATAGAATTAGAAAATAACAgctaccatatatatatatatatatttctaaatTAGTGACAGACAACAATAATACTGTTCTTAGAAATAACTGGAATAAAAAGGCATAGCATGTGCTGTATCTTCATTTAGAAGGCCCAGCatctattaattttaattattaccCCCAGCAGCTATTGAATGTGGCTCCCAAATAATGGCAGCTACCATTAAATATAAAGACCTTCCTATGCCAAGCCAAAATATTAAGGTATATGGGACTGATTTGTTCCCAACGAACTCAGtgacaaaactgccattgatttcagtggtgtagaaaatatgccttgtatCTGCAGCTAATATAGTGGCCAGCAGAGTGAATTTACAAAATCCCTGTAATAAGAGCCAACTCCTGCTCACTTCACAAGAGTAGGcctgttggagtcaatggaacAATTTGTATCAGTAAAGTGGGCAGGATTTGAtcctaagggccagatccaatACTCACTGATATAAAcagaaagatttccattgacttcactgggctttggatcaggcccttaatactCAAATTTTCCCCAAACATTTCCACCCAGAGCatatttttttcagctttttgaaCACTTCAAGGGGACTATCTTCTGGCTTTCATATACTTTGAGGAAAACACCAAGAGTAAATAAAACCAGGAAGATTAAATTCACTCTAGATAGCCTAGTTCAAGATGCCTAATAAGAAATCCCTGCACCAATCTATGACCCCTACCAGGAAATATATGTTTAAAC
Above is a window of Emys orbicularis isolate rEmyOrb1 chromosome 8, rEmyOrb1.hap1, whole genome shotgun sequence DNA encoding:
- the VCAM1 gene encoding vascular cell adhesion protein 1; amino-acid sequence: MYCASFVASSMEIAISTAFCKCSTSLFKIATNCTTVSSSFRLLCGTYVFQQLPAFLEKNGTPGFPQRHSKAFEIKITPERDVAAQIGDKLELTCSTIGCESPSFSWRTQMDNPLGGSVTNMGNSSILTMDPVGIENEHEYLCSACCGDAKEEKSIKVDVYSFPSDPVIEISTPLNVGEKANITCMVPKVYPSERLTMQLEKDGSVSSMKEFYEEGSTKTIETKSLTLTFIPTFEDIGKVIICLAELPIDEMEFEPKKRQTSQRLSVNYGPRNTTVSVTPSTTVKEGGAVTMTCTSYGNPAPKISWTKRSISGESQFLSENATLTINNIKAEGLGLYECEGVNQFGREKKTVDLIVQVPPQNTTELISPPDNVDEGENITIMSTTYSNSPPQTVPQKIHPSNTTILSSQNDTSTVSKNDTGIHHETGNNNETRNNTDVIEIAVVEMVKETDYVIPVIVVLSCLTTVAIPALAILVYKSRKAKINGSYSPVNVPEPNV